Proteins found in one Sorghum bicolor cultivar BTx623 chromosome 1, Sorghum_bicolor_NCBIv3, whole genome shotgun sequence genomic segment:
- the LOC110434127 gene encoding protein WIR1B-like, with translation MGRQQLCMVFLMAFLVVSTMDVVHVAAGRGLGEGSYGALIPGGTPSVPRGQPYTGRTCTKIYACKPPAAADADAAGGAP, from the exons ATGGGGAGGCAGCAGCTTTGCATGGTGTTCCTGATGGCGTTCCTCGTCGTCTCTACCATGGACGTTGTCCACGTGGCCGCAG GGAGAGGGCTAGGGGAGGGGAGCTATGGAGCCTTGATCCCCGGCGGCACGCCTTCCGTGCCTCGTGGCCAGCCATACACTGGCCGAACATGCACAAAAATCTACGCGTGTAaaccgcctgctgctgctgacgCTGACGCCGCCGGCGGAGCGCCATGA